One genomic window of Neisseria sp. oral taxon 014 str. F0314 includes the following:
- a CDS encoding SDR family oxidoreductase — MPTLQDKIIMVTGASQGLGEQVAKAYADAGATVILVARHQKKLEKVYDAIAASGGPEPFAICFDLMSAEENEFAQFAAAVDEATGGRLDGIVHCASYFYSLSPLDFQTVAEWVNQYRINTVAPMGLTRAFAPMLKASPDASVIFVSESHSETPQAYWGGFGASKAALNYLCKVAADEWERFPNLRANVLIPGPINSPQRIKSHPGESRTERKNYHDILPQFVWWASEESKGRTGEIVYL, encoded by the coding sequence ATGCCAACACTGCAAGACAAAATCATCATGGTAACCGGCGCGTCGCAAGGCTTGGGCGAACAAGTGGCCAAAGCCTACGCCGACGCCGGCGCCACCGTAATTCTGGTGGCGCGCCATCAGAAAAAACTGGAAAAGGTATACGACGCCATCGCAGCGTCGGGCGGCCCCGAACCTTTCGCCATCTGCTTCGACCTGATGAGCGCGGAAGAAAACGAGTTCGCACAGTTCGCCGCCGCCGTCGACGAAGCCACCGGCGGCAGGCTCGACGGCATCGTGCACTGCGCCAGCTATTTCTATTCCCTCTCCCCGCTGGATTTCCAGACCGTCGCCGAATGGGTCAACCAATACCGCATCAACACCGTCGCGCCGATGGGCCTGACCCGCGCGTTCGCCCCGATGCTCAAAGCCTCGCCCGACGCTTCGGTTATCTTCGTGAGCGAAAGCCACAGCGAAACGCCCCAAGCCTATTGGGGCGGTTTCGGCGCCTCTAAAGCCGCGCTGAACTATCTGTGCAAAGTCGCCGCCGACGAATGGGAACGCTTCCCCAACCTGCGCGCCAACGTCCTCATTCCCGGCCCGATCAACTCGCCGCAGCGGATTAAGTCCCACCCGGGCGAATCGCGCACCGAACGCAAAAATTATCACGACATCCTGCCGCAGTTTGTCTGGTGGGCAAGCGAAGAAAGCAAAGGCCGCACGGGGGAAATCGTTTATTTGTAG
- the holA gene encoding DNA polymerase III subunit delta — protein MASADIEQLSPDSPLKPLYVIHGEEDLLRIEALDTLRAAAKRQGYLNREVYTADNAFDWSELLQSAGSAGLFADLKLLEIHIPGGKPGKNGGEALQSLAERLPEDTVTVVMLPKLEKAQTQAKWFGALAAKGIMLEAKAVGTAALPQWIRGRLRKLGLGIESDALTLFAERVEGNLLAAKQEIDKLALLHPQGHTVNMADAEAAVANVARFDVFQLAGAWMKGDGLRVARLLEGLEESGEEPVLLLWAVAEDIRTLIRLTAALKQGQNVQSLRNSLRLWGDKQTLAPMAAGRIHIGRLLAALQTCAKIDRIIKGAEDGNAWSEFKRLVIGLAA, from the coding sequence ATGGCCTCGGCAGACATCGAACAGCTCAGTCCCGACTCGCCGCTCAAACCGCTTTATGTGATTCACGGCGAGGAAGACCTGCTGCGGATAGAAGCGCTCGACACCCTGCGCGCCGCCGCCAAACGGCAGGGCTACCTCAACCGCGAAGTCTATACCGCAGACAATGCGTTCGATTGGAGCGAGCTGCTGCAATCGGCGGGCAGCGCCGGACTGTTTGCCGACCTGAAACTGCTGGAAATCCATATTCCCGGCGGCAAACCCGGTAAAAACGGCGGCGAAGCCCTGCAATCGCTGGCCGAACGCCTGCCCGAAGACACCGTAACCGTCGTCATGCTGCCCAAGCTGGAAAAAGCCCAGACGCAGGCCAAATGGTTCGGCGCACTGGCGGCCAAAGGCATCATGCTCGAAGCCAAAGCCGTCGGCACCGCCGCCCTGCCGCAATGGATAAGGGGCCGTCTGAGAAAACTCGGCCTCGGCATCGAAAGCGATGCGCTGACCCTGTTTGCCGAGCGTGTAGAAGGCAACCTGCTGGCCGCCAAACAAGAAATCGACAAACTCGCCCTGCTCCACCCGCAGGGGCATACCGTCAATATGGCCGACGCCGAAGCGGCCGTGGCCAACGTCGCCCGCTTCGACGTTTTCCAGCTTGCGGGCGCGTGGATGAAGGGCGACGGCCTGCGCGTGGCGCGCCTGCTCGAAGGTTTGGAGGAAAGCGGCGAAGAACCGGTCCTGCTGCTGTGGGCGGTGGCCGAAGACATCCGCACCCTCATCCGCCTGACCGCCGCACTCAAGCAAGGGCAAAACGTCCAATCCCTGCGCAACAGCCTGAGGCTGTGGGGCGACAAGCAGACTCTGGCGCCGATGGCTGCCGGACGCATCCACATCGGCCGCCTGCTCGCCGCCCTGCAAACCTGCGCCAAAATCGACCGCATCATCAAAGGCGCGGAAGACGGCAACGCATGGTCGGAATTCAAACGGCTGGTTATCGGCCTAGCGGCGTAA
- the lptE gene encoding LPS assembly lipoprotein LptE, translating to MNKILLTAAVLLLGACGFHPKGMGGISHPLPYQAWHIANGQAMQQALDKALRYADGKPVGADKAQAVLTVSRIDTRKDIYTITRAAEINEYLLILRIEAQASVNGEPLGEPITVVVNRKMDYANSDVLGKAEEEQTIWSEMRTDAAEQIVRRLTFLKAPQ from the coding sequence ATGAACAAAATCCTTCTGACTGCCGCCGTCTTACTGCTGGGCGCCTGCGGGTTCCACCCCAAAGGCATGGGCGGCATCTCCCATCCGCTTCCCTACCAGGCATGGCACATCGCCAACGGACAGGCCATGCAGCAGGCGTTGGACAAAGCCCTGCGTTACGCCGACGGCAAGCCGGTCGGCGCGGACAAAGCGCAGGCCGTGCTGACCGTCAGCCGCATCGATACCCGCAAAGACATCTACACCATCACCCGTGCCGCCGAAATCAACGAATACCTGCTGATTCTGCGCATCGAAGCACAGGCGTCGGTCAACGGCGAACCGTTGGGCGAACCGATAACCGTCGTCGTCAACCGCAAAATGGATTACGCCAACAGCGACGTATTGGGTAAGGCCGAAGAAGAACAGACCATCTGGTCGGAAATGCGTACCGATGCCGCCGAACAAATCGTGCGCCGCCTTACCTTCCTGAAAGCCCCGCAATAA
- a CDS encoding GTP-binding protein, whose product MTATTAPLLRFITAGSVDDGKSTLIGRLLYDSKTLLTDQLDKLNRAAENGETPDFASLTDGLAAEREQGITIDVAYRYFATPKRKFIIADTPGHEQYTRNMVTGASTADAAIVLIDATRVDFSGREPVLLPQTKRHSAILKLLGCPNIIVAVNKLDLLDFDETKYQAITDAYRKLAEQIGLQAQIHFLPISALKGDNIVNASSQTPWYQGLPLLPLLESLPVNRQNAADQATHFPVQRVARQDGSSSDDFRGYQGRLEAGRLKTGDEIKVLPGGHTAKIAEIYNPNGKTESAEAGEVLTVALDTDLDISRGNSIAAADSPVAPEQQFQAALCWFDDIPLNLRRKYLLKHTTQTTPVKISAISYVWDVNTLSRVESADTLKLNDIGSVSLKTQQPIAAAPYEENHALGAFILIDEATNHTVAAGMIRGGGQSDSFEI is encoded by the coding sequence ATGACCGCAACCACCGCCCCGCTTTTGCGCTTCATCACCGCCGGCAGCGTCGACGACGGCAAATCCACCCTCATCGGCCGCCTGCTCTACGACAGCAAAACCCTGCTGACCGACCAACTCGACAAACTCAACCGCGCCGCCGAAAACGGCGAAACGCCCGACTTCGCCAGCCTCACCGACGGCCTTGCCGCCGAGCGCGAACAAGGCATCACCATCGATGTCGCCTACCGCTATTTCGCCACGCCCAAGCGCAAATTCATCATCGCCGACACGCCCGGACACGAACAATACACCCGCAATATGGTAACGGGCGCATCGACCGCCGACGCCGCCATCGTCCTGATAGACGCGACGCGCGTCGATTTTTCCGGCAGAGAACCCGTCCTCCTGCCGCAGACCAAACGCCACAGCGCGATTCTGAAACTCTTGGGCTGCCCCAACATCATCGTCGCCGTCAACAAACTCGACCTGCTCGACTTCGACGAAACCAAATATCAGGCCATCACTGACGCCTACCGCAAGCTGGCGGAACAAATCGGCCTCCAAGCCCAAATCCACTTCCTGCCCATCAGCGCGTTAAAAGGCGACAACATCGTCAACGCCAGCAGCCAAACCCCGTGGTATCAAGGTTTACCGCTGTTACCCCTGCTCGAAAGCCTGCCCGTCAACCGCCAAAACGCCGCCGACCAAGCCACCCATTTCCCCGTGCAGCGCGTCGCACGGCAAGACGGCAGCAGCAGCGACGACTTCCGCGGCTATCAAGGCAGGCTGGAAGCAGGTCGTCTGAAAACCGGCGACGAAATCAAAGTCCTGCCTGGCGGACATACTGCCAAAATCGCCGAAATCTACAATCCAAACGGCAAAACCGAATCCGCCGAAGCAGGCGAAGTACTGACCGTCGCGCTCGACACAGACCTCGACATCTCGCGCGGCAACAGCATCGCCGCCGCCGACAGCCCCGTCGCGCCCGAACAGCAGTTTCAAGCCGCGCTGTGCTGGTTCGACGACATCCCGCTCAACCTCCGCCGCAAATACCTGCTGAAACACACCACCCAGACCACCCCCGTCAAAATCAGCGCGATTTCCTACGTTTGGGACGTGAACACCCTCAGCCGCGTCGAATCCGCCGACACGCTCAAACTCAACGACATCGGCAGCGTCAGCCTCAAAACCCAGCAGCCGATCGCCGCCGCGCCCTACGAAGAAAACCACGCCCTCGGCGCGTTCATCCTGATAGACGAAGCCACCAACCACACCGTCGCCGCAGGCATGATACGCGGCGGCGGCCAATCCGACAGTTTCGAAATCTGA
- a CDS encoding glutamate-5-semialdehyde dehydrogenase produces MQNIQDYVRRTASAAKQASYIVAAAETAQKNAALLRTAELIKHHQTAILAANAQDMEQAAQKGLNDALLDRLRLTEKTIDAMCEGLRQITALPDTVGEMDEFRTRENGLQIGKMRVPLGVVGIIYESRPNVTVDAAALCLKSGNACVLRGGSEAFNSNMALSKLITQALVENGLPAAAVSLIENTDRESVGAMLQSPEFIDVVIPRGGKSLVSRIAAEARVPVIKHLDGICHVYIDRAADAEKAVNIAFNAKTSRYGTCNTMETLLVHQSRAAEILPVLAEKYAARDVELRGCPRTLSILPQIQTASEEDWDTEYLAPILSVKIVDSLEEAVAHINTHGSHHTDSIVTESYTDARTFLRTVDSASVMVNASTRFADGFEYGLGAEIGISTDKIHVRGPVGLHGLTSQKWIVLGDGQVRE; encoded by the coding sequence ATGCAAAATATCCAAGACTACGTCCGCCGCACCGCGTCCGCTGCCAAGCAGGCTTCCTATATTGTCGCTGCCGCCGAAACCGCGCAAAAAAACGCCGCGCTCCTGCGCACCGCCGAACTCATCAAACACCATCAAACCGCCATCCTCGCCGCCAACGCCCAAGACATGGAACAAGCCGCGCAGAAAGGTTTGAACGACGCCCTGCTCGACCGCCTGCGGCTGACCGAAAAAACCATAGATGCCATGTGCGAAGGTTTGCGCCAGATTACCGCCCTGCCCGACACCGTCGGTGAAATGGACGAATTCCGTACCCGCGAAAACGGCCTGCAAATCGGCAAAATGCGCGTACCGCTGGGCGTTGTCGGCATCATTTACGAATCCCGCCCCAACGTAACCGTCGATGCCGCCGCCCTCTGCCTCAAATCCGGCAACGCCTGCGTCCTGCGCGGCGGCAGCGAAGCCTTCAACAGCAATATGGCGCTTTCCAAACTGATTACGCAGGCGTTAGTTGAAAACGGCCTGCCCGCAGCGGCCGTCAGCCTGATTGAAAACACCGACCGCGAAAGCGTCGGCGCCATGCTGCAAAGTCCCGAGTTTATCGACGTCGTCATCCCGCGCGGCGGCAAATCGCTGGTTTCCCGCATCGCCGCCGAAGCCCGCGTGCCCGTCATCAAACATCTCGACGGCATCTGCCACGTCTATATCGACCGCGCCGCCGACGCCGAAAAAGCCGTCAACATCGCCTTCAACGCCAAAACCTCGCGCTACGGCACCTGCAACACCATGGAAACCCTGCTCGTTCACCAAAGCCGCGCCGCCGAAATCCTGCCCGTATTGGCGGAGAAATACGCCGCCCGCGACGTCGAGCTGCGCGGCTGCCCGCGTACCCTTTCTATCCTGCCCCAAATTCAGACGGCCTCCGAAGAAGACTGGGACACCGAATACCTCGCCCCCATCCTCTCCGTCAAAATCGTCGACAGCCTCGAAGAAGCCGTCGCCCACATCAACACCCACGGCAGCCACCACACCGACAGCATCGTAACCGAATCCTACACCGACGCCCGCACCTTCCTGCGCACGGTCGACAGCGCCAGCGTCATGGTCAATGCCTCCACCCGCTTCGCCGACGGCTTCGAATACGGCCTCGGTGCGGAAATCGGCATTTCCACCGACAAAATCCACGTCCGCGGCCCCGTCGGCCTGCACGGGCTGACTTCGCAGAAATGGATTGTGTTGGGCGACGGGCAGGTACGGGAATAA
- the waaF gene encoding lipopolysaccharide heptosyltransferase II: MSKKILIITPSWIGDCVMTQPLYRRLHELHPGCTIDAFAPKWSMAVFERMPEISRIIENPFGHGALELKKRWRIGRELGKQGYDQVIVLPGSLKSALIAFATGIKQRTGYVGESRYLLLNDIRKLDKAALPLMVDRYTALAHPTQADFNGHSDNPRFTISPESRAAALAKYGLNTDKPVLAFCPGAEYGPAKRWPARHFAELGRRYLAQGWQVWLFGSQKDFDIAEEINRLSDDLCTNLCGKTNLSEAIDLLSCADTVVCNDSGLMHLAAALDRKLVAAYGSSSPDHTPPLSPKAKIVSLHLKCSPCFKRECPLGHTDCLNKLTPDMVQKAAEELVETESE; encoded by the coding sequence ATGTCCAAAAAAATCCTCATCATCACCCCGAGCTGGATCGGCGACTGCGTCATGACCCAGCCGCTTTACCGCCGCCTGCACGAACTCCATCCCGGTTGCACCATAGACGCATTTGCGCCCAAATGGTCGATGGCGGTATTCGAGCGCATGCCCGAAATCAGCCGCATTATTGAAAACCCGTTCGGACACGGCGCGTTGGAGCTGAAAAAACGCTGGCGCATCGGACGCGAACTGGGCAAACAGGGTTACGACCAAGTCATCGTCCTGCCCGGCTCGCTCAAATCCGCCCTCATCGCCTTCGCCACCGGCATCAAGCAGCGCACCGGCTACGTCGGCGAATCGCGCTATCTGCTGCTCAACGACATCCGCAAACTCGACAAAGCCGCCCTGCCCCTGATGGTCGACCGCTACACCGCCCTCGCCCACCCGACGCAGGCAGACTTCAACGGACATTCCGATAACCCGCGTTTCACCATTTCCCCCGAAAGCCGCGCCGCCGCCCTTGCCAAATACGGCTTGAACACAGACAAACCCGTTCTCGCCTTCTGCCCGGGTGCGGAATACGGCCCTGCCAAACGCTGGCCCGCGCGCCATTTCGCCGAACTCGGCCGCCGCTATCTGGCGCAAGGCTGGCAGGTTTGGCTCTTTGGTTCGCAAAAAGATTTCGACATCGCCGAAGAAATCAACCGACTTTCAGACGACCTCTGTACCAACCTTTGCGGCAAAACCAACCTTTCCGAAGCGATTGACCTGCTTTCCTGCGCCGACACCGTCGTCTGCAACGACAGCGGCCTGATGCACCTCGCCGCCGCCCTCGACCGCAAACTCGTCGCCGCCTACGGCTCGTCCAGCCCCGACCACACCCCGCCCTTGAGCCCAAAAGCCAAAATCGTCAGCCTGCACCTCAAATGCTCGCCCTGCTTCAAACGCGAATGTCCGTTAGGACACACCGACTGCCTGAACAAACTCACGCCGGACATGGTTCAAAAAGCGGCGGAGGAATTGGTGGAAACGGAATCTGAGTAA
- a CDS encoding MFS transporter, which yields MPPTPTSPASRDWLLLIGGSTYKFTLTGFYLVALVAILKNHGYSLNQLSWIHLIGGIEAAKVLFAALMERRPAGRFGRFRGWLMAATLGLSAVFGLMACTDMTQNFPLLLACCVLLSAMSAVYGCAMLGLSCIVLPHRERGFGGVIQTMAARGGKMIGGALVLWLYQEYGQTAAAGFMLAFTLLMLLQLLCYREPESPTAQGGLTALAVRLFSFWRQPETGWRWLVLLFAVAAPYAFAAATFVPKLADLGFSPKQTGGILAVGIPVACLIVTPLSGWFSRNYPRRKLVFLLYALQLPLLASMTAIDALARVHPWLPPAQIIALSLSYTLLLPVILALVMDKSDRATAALDSSLQFSVVLLGSYAAGFAALRLAKAVGYADAYWVAVGLAVLAGGLLYACRSLFDAGEP from the coding sequence ATGCCCCCAACCCCGACATCCCCCGCCTCGCGCGACTGGCTGCTGCTTATCGGCGGTAGCACCTACAAATTCACGCTGACCGGTTTTTATCTGGTCGCGCTGGTCGCTATTTTGAAAAACCACGGTTACAGCCTGAACCAACTGAGCTGGATACATTTAATCGGCGGTATCGAAGCGGCGAAGGTGTTGTTTGCCGCGCTGATGGAGCGGCGGCCGGCGGGGCGGTTCGGGCGGTTTCGCGGCTGGCTGATGGCGGCGACGCTGGGGCTTTCGGCGGTGTTCGGGCTGATGGCCTGCACCGACATGACACAGAATTTCCCGCTGCTTCTGGCCTGCTGCGTTTTGCTCTCGGCAATGTCGGCGGTGTACGGCTGCGCGATGCTGGGCTTGTCGTGCATCGTCCTGCCGCACCGCGAACGAGGTTTCGGCGGCGTGATTCAGACGATGGCGGCGCGCGGCGGCAAGATGATCGGCGGCGCGCTGGTGTTGTGGCTGTATCAGGAATACGGGCAGACGGCGGCGGCGGGCTTTATGCTGGCGTTCACCCTGCTGATGCTGCTGCAACTCTTGTGCTACCGCGAGCCGGAAAGCCCGACGGCACAAGGCGGTTTGACAGCGTTGGCGGTGCGGCTGTTCTCCTTTTGGCGGCAGCCTGAAACGGGCTGGCGGTGGCTGGTTTTGCTGTTTGCCGTTGCCGCGCCGTATGCGTTTGCGGCGGCGACTTTTGTGCCCAAGCTGGCGGATTTGGGCTTCTCCCCCAAACAGACGGGCGGGATTCTGGCGGTGGGTATTCCCGTTGCCTGCCTGATTGTGACGCCGCTGTCGGGCTGGTTTTCACGCAATTATCCGCGCCGCAAACTCGTGTTTCTGCTCTACGCGCTGCAACTGCCGCTGTTGGCGTCCATGACCGCCATCGACGCGCTCGCCCGCGTCCATCCTTGGCTGCCGCCCGCGCAGATCATCGCCCTGAGCCTGAGCTACACGCTGCTGCTGCCGGTGATACTGGCGTTGGTGATGGATAAATCCGACCGCGCCACCGCCGCACTCGACAGCAGCCTGCAATTTTCCGTGGTTCTGCTCGGCAGTTACGCAGCCGGTTTCGCCGCCCTGCGGCTGGCAAAGGCGGTCGGCTATGCCGATGCGTATTGGGTGGCGGTGGGCCTGGCCGTATTGGCGGGCGGGCTGCTGTATGCGTGCCGAAGCTTGTTTGATGCGGGTGAGCCATAG
- the pta gene encoding phosphate acetyltransferase — protein sequence MANVLVVPISSGADGLVVTGAVAAALGAQTFRAFDNKAETLLAQGKSDDWFDSLVGKVEALKAEKLVIEGIYPNAEKAFLFGKNFELALSFDAAVVFAVAGDDVQVLATQLNLAKQIFATSPDSVAGFVLDGADEATGSAVAEKTGLCYFGSSSAVKDTERLAARQSSRLSPAQFRFNLIDFARKADKRIVLPEGSEPRTVEAAAICHEKGIARCVLLAKQEEVEAVAKERGVTLPDSLEIVDPASLVEQYVAPMCELRKSKGLTPEDARKQLQDTVVLGTMMMAQNDVDGLVSGAVHTTANTIRPALQLIKTAPGASLVSSVFFMLLPNQVLVFGDCAVNPNPTAEQLADIAIQSADSAKAFGIEPKVALISYSTVNSGSGPDVDVVVEAAKLAKEKRPDLAIDGPLQYDAATVPDVAKSKAPNSSVAGRATVLVFPDLNTGNCTYKAVQRTANVLSVGPLLQGLRKPVNDLSRGALVDDIVYTIALTAVQAKQMEG from the coding sequence ATGGCAAATGTATTGGTAGTACCGATTTCTTCCGGTGCAGACGGTTTGGTCGTTACCGGCGCAGTAGCGGCCGCACTGGGTGCGCAGACATTCCGTGCTTTCGACAATAAAGCGGAAACTTTGTTGGCGCAAGGTAAGAGCGACGATTGGTTTGATTCGCTGGTTGGCAAAGTGGAAGCATTGAAGGCGGAAAAACTGGTTATCGAAGGCATTTATCCGAATGCCGAAAAAGCCTTTCTGTTCGGTAAAAACTTTGAATTGGCGCTTTCTTTCGATGCGGCGGTAGTGTTTGCTGTGGCAGGGGATGACGTGCAAGTGCTGGCTACCCAGTTGAATCTGGCTAAACAGATCTTCGCCACTTCTCCCGACTCCGTCGCCGGTTTCGTGCTCGACGGCGCGGATGAGGCGACAGGTAGCGCGGTAGCGGAGAAAACCGGTTTGTGCTACTTCGGTTCGAGCAGCGCGGTTAAAGATACCGAGCGGTTGGCCGCGCGTCAAAGCTCGCGCCTGTCGCCTGCACAGTTCCGTTTCAACCTGATTGATTTCGCACGTAAAGCCGACAAACGCATCGTTCTGCCCGAAGGATCGGAGCCGCGTACCGTTGAGGCCGCCGCCATCTGCCACGAAAAAGGCATTGCCCGCTGCGTTCTGCTCGCCAAACAAGAAGAAGTCGAAGCCGTTGCCAAAGAGCGCGGCGTAACCCTGCCCGATTCTTTGGAAATCGTTGATCCCGCTTCCTTGGTAGAACAATATGTCGCGCCGATGTGCGAGCTGCGCAAATCCAAAGGGCTGACTCCGGAAGACGCGCGCAAGCAATTGCAAGACACAGTGGTGCTCGGTACCATGATGATGGCGCAAAACGATGTGGACGGCTTGGTATCCGGCGCGGTTCACACCACCGCCAACACCATCCGTCCGGCCTTGCAGCTCATCAAAACCGCACCGGGCGCAAGCCTTGTATCCAGCGTGTTCTTTATGTTGCTGCCGAATCAGGTTTTGGTATTCGGCGACTGCGCGGTTAATCCGAATCCGACTGCCGAGCAACTGGCCGACATCGCCATCCAATCCGCTGATTCTGCCAAAGCCTTCGGTATCGAGCCTAAAGTCGCCCTGATTTCCTATTCCACCGTTAATTCGGGCAGCGGTCCTGATGTCGATGTTGTGGTGGAGGCAGCCAAACTGGCGAAAGAAAAACGCCCCGATTTGGCAATCGACGGCCCGTTGCAATACGATGCCGCCACCGTGCCGGATGTCGCCAAATCCAAAGCGCCCAATAGTTCCGTTGCAGGCCGGGCCACCGTCTTGGTGTTCCCTGATCTGAACACCGGCAACTGCACCTACAAAGCCGTACAGCGCACCGCCAACGTATTGAGCGTAGGCCCGTTGCTGCAAGGCTTGCGCAAACCGGTCAATGACCTGTCGCGCGGCGCGCTGGTGGACGATATTGTCTACACCATCGCATTGACCGCCGTTCAGGCCAAACAGATGGAAGGCTGA
- the pheA gene encoding prephenate dehydratase yields MSVDEQLQPHRDAIDAIDEAVLRLFNERAAHAHAIGELKGTGAVYRPEREAAVLHRIQSLNKGPLPNESVARLFREIMSECLAVERPLTIAYLGPKGTFTQQAAIKHFGHAACTKACTTVDDCFKLVETRQADYLVAPVENSTEGSIGRTLDLIAVSPLKACGEVVVRIHHNLLRKDNHQINGIRKVFAHAQALAQCNDWLGRNLPEAERIPVFSNAEAARIVAESDDGTLAAVAGVTAAEIYRLSMAAKCIEDEPSNTTRFLVFGHQDTVSTGSDKTSLVVSAPNKAGAMMSLLRPFTDLGISMTKFESRPSKSAMWEYLFFIDIEGHKDDENVRVALKLLDERASFVKVAGSYPTAVL; encoded by the coding sequence ATGTCGGTTGACGAACAATTACAGCCCCACCGCGATGCGATTGACGCGATTGATGAAGCCGTGCTCCGCCTGTTCAACGAACGTGCCGCCCATGCCCATGCCATCGGCGAATTGAAAGGCACGGGGGCGGTGTACCGACCCGAGCGCGAAGCCGCCGTGTTGCACCGCATCCAGAGTTTGAACAAAGGACCGCTGCCCAACGAATCCGTCGCCCGCCTGTTTCGGGAGATTATGAGCGAATGTCTGGCGGTGGAACGTCCGCTAACCATTGCCTATCTCGGGCCGAAGGGAACGTTTACCCAGCAGGCCGCCATCAAACATTTCGGCCATGCCGCCTGCACCAAAGCGTGTACTACGGTGGACGACTGTTTCAAGTTGGTGGAAACGCGGCAGGCGGATTATCTGGTCGCTCCGGTGGAAAATTCTACCGAAGGTTCCATCGGCCGCACGCTGGATTTAATCGCCGTGTCGCCGCTCAAAGCCTGCGGCGAAGTCGTCGTCCGCATCCACCATAATCTGCTGCGCAAAGACAATCACCAAATCAACGGAATACGCAAAGTGTTCGCCCATGCGCAGGCATTGGCGCAATGCAACGACTGGTTGGGCCGCAATCTACCCGAAGCGGAGCGCATACCGGTTTTCAGTAATGCCGAAGCTGCGCGTATCGTAGCGGAATCAGACGACGGCACGCTGGCAGCCGTCGCGGGTGTAACCGCTGCCGAAATCTACCGTCTGAGCATGGCGGCGAAATGTATTGAAGACGAGCCGAGCAACACCACCCGTTTTTTGGTGTTCGGTCATCAGGATACCGTCAGTACCGGCAGCGACAAAACTTCGCTGGTGGTTTCTGCGCCGAACAAGGCAGGGGCGATGATGTCGCTGCTGCGGCCGTTTACCGATTTAGGCATTTCCATGACCAAATTCGAGAGCCGTCCGAGCAAGTCCGCGATGTGGGAATATCTGTTCTTTATCGATATTGAAGGCCACAAAGACGACGAAAACGTGCGGGTTGCATTGAAGTTGTTGGATGAACGTGCTTCGTTTGTGAAAGTGGCCGGTTCTTATCCGACGGCAGTTCTGTAA